A window of Aeromicrobium sp. A1-2 contains these coding sequences:
- the tsaE gene encoding tRNA (adenosine(37)-N6)-threonylcarbamoyltransferase complex ATPase subunit type 1 TsaE, producing MTGNALNVIDAGPEHAGVIVDIIHRSFGARPKLEPPSKALDETVESVAEQLANAGGLLVERRGLPMGAMLFDESRPGQLGLRRVCVDPDIQARGVASAMLGVAEDTAEERGKDGIWLDVREELPDTVQFWSRRLYHPVGRDEPFIEFGKTLWLAREVPTPGEMHTLAARLATLLKPGDLLVLSGDLGAGKTTFTQGLGEALGVRGPITSPTFVIARTHPSLVDGPPLVHVDAYRLGDAAELDDIDLDATTDEAVTVVEWGEGMAEQLADSWLHIRIEVRGARPIDPLGTSHEGDLVDEAEPRVVTVKPHGPRWVGVPLRSTLLAP from the coding sequence ATGACCGGCAATGCGCTCAACGTCATCGACGCCGGGCCGGAGCACGCGGGTGTCATCGTGGACATCATCCATCGCTCATTCGGCGCGCGGCCCAAGCTCGAGCCCCCGTCGAAGGCGCTCGACGAGACCGTCGAGTCCGTCGCCGAGCAGCTCGCGAACGCCGGTGGCCTGCTGGTCGAGCGTCGCGGACTGCCGATGGGCGCGATGCTGTTCGACGAATCACGTCCCGGACAGTTGGGCCTGCGACGGGTGTGCGTCGATCCCGACATCCAGGCGCGCGGCGTTGCGTCGGCGATGCTGGGCGTCGCGGAGGACACCGCCGAGGAGCGCGGTAAGGACGGCATCTGGCTCGACGTCCGCGAGGAGCTGCCCGACACCGTGCAGTTCTGGTCTCGACGGCTCTATCACCCGGTCGGCCGGGACGAGCCGTTCATCGAGTTCGGCAAGACCTTGTGGCTCGCTCGTGAGGTGCCGACGCCGGGCGAGATGCACACCCTGGCGGCCCGGCTCGCGACGCTGCTGAAGCCCGGCGACCTGTTGGTGCTGTCGGGCGACCTCGGCGCGGGCAAGACGACGTTCACGCAGGGACTGGGCGAGGCGCTGGGCGTACGCGGGCCGATCACGTCGCCGACCTTCGTCATCGCGCGGACCCATCCGTCCCTCGTGGACGGCCCTCCGCTGGTCCACGTCGACGCCTACCGGTTGGGCGATGCCGCCGAGCTCGACGACATCGACCTCGATGCCACGACCGACGAGGCCGTGACGGTCGTCGAGTGGGGCGAGGGGATGGCCGAGCAGCTCGCCGACAGCTGGCTCCACATCCGTATCGAGGTGCGCGGTGCGCGCCCGATCGACCCGCTGGGCACCTCACACGAGGGCGATCTGGTCGACGAGGCTGAGCCGCGTGTCGTCACGGTCAAGCCGCACGGCCCCCGCTGGGTCGGTGTGCCCCTCCGTTCGACCCTGCTCGCCCCCTGA
- the tsaB gene encoding tRNA (adenosine(37)-N6)-threonylcarbamoyltransferase complex dimerization subunit type 1 TsaB: MLLLAFDTAPPIITVAVHDGDRVVGQAAGEGAMAHGELLAPAIRDAVAQAGATMADLTDVAVGVGPGPFTGLRVGVVTALTLGSTLGLTTHGVCSLDIVAADVQVAGEFLVATDARRKEVYWARYGGDHVRLDGPHVAIPADLARQHPDLPTYGRGGQLYAEVLRSAGDASDPRAAALARIVVSGSARELPLEPLYLRRPDAVPQVLPKRA; the protein is encoded by the coding sequence GTGCTGCTGCTCGCGTTCGACACCGCCCCCCCGATCATCACCGTCGCCGTCCATGACGGGGACCGAGTCGTGGGTCAGGCGGCCGGCGAGGGTGCGATGGCGCACGGCGAGCTGCTGGCGCCGGCGATCCGCGATGCCGTTGCCCAGGCCGGCGCGACGATGGCGGACCTGACCGATGTCGCGGTCGGGGTCGGCCCCGGACCGTTCACGGGCCTCCGGGTGGGGGTCGTCACCGCACTGACCCTCGGCTCGACGCTAGGTCTGACGACTCACGGCGTGTGCTCGCTGGACATCGTCGCGGCGGACGTGCAGGTCGCGGGGGAGTTCCTCGTGGCGACCGACGCTCGCCGCAAGGAGGTCTACTGGGCGCGCTACGGCGGCGACCACGTACGCCTCGACGGTCCACACGTCGCGATCCCCGCGGACCTGGCCCGGCAGCACCCTGACCTGCCGACGTACGGCCGAGGTGGGCAGCTCTACGCCGAGGTCCTGCGGTCGGCCGGCGACGCCAGTGATCCTCGTGCGGCGGCCCTGGCCCGGATCGTGGTCTCCGGATCGGCGCGCGAGCTGCCGCTGGAGCCGCTCTACCTGCGCCGGCCGGACGCCGTACCGCAGGTGCTCCCCAAGCGCGCATGA
- a CDS encoding GNAT family N-acetyltransferase produces MIRVATPADVDPIAAIEVACFGRAAWSAALVADEVGSDRHVVLVTAGGDAYGAISLAGEIADLDRIAVLPGSRSRGLATELLNGLVDSARDLGAGRMLLEVAADNVVAIALYEAAGFDTISTRAQYYPGGIDALVMELAIHEWR; encoded by the coding sequence ATGATCCGCGTCGCGACCCCCGCCGACGTCGACCCGATCGCGGCGATCGAGGTCGCGTGCTTCGGGCGCGCGGCGTGGAGCGCGGCTCTCGTCGCCGATGAGGTCGGCAGCGATCGCCATGTCGTCCTGGTGACGGCCGGCGGCGATGCGTACGGCGCCATCTCACTGGCCGGCGAGATCGCAGATCTCGACCGCATCGCGGTGCTCCCGGGCTCACGCAGCCGCGGCCTCGCGACCGAGCTGCTCAACGGCCTCGTCGACAGTGCCCGCGATCTCGGTGCGGGCCGCATGCTGCTGGAGGTCGCGGCGGACAACGTCGTGGCGATAGCGCTGTACGAGGCAGCGGGCTTCGACACCATCAGCACACGCGCCCAGTACTACCCGGGCGGTATCGACGCGCTCGTCATGGAGCTCGCGATTCACGAGTGGCGCTGA
- a CDS encoding DUF5709 domain-containing protein, whose product MTQTPDDVSGDDYPDQEALVDDVDEMMDTSYSPPESYRGEGFGTTADEALQGESLNERLRQEEPDVDPYAEQGEDLDDGEVGTARAGRLVDPDEGSGEDTESDLVGDDVGIDGAAASAEEAAVHIVAED is encoded by the coding sequence ATGACGCAGACACCTGATGACGTGAGTGGCGATGACTACCCGGACCAGGAAGCACTGGTCGACGACGTCGACGAGATGATGGACACGAGCTACTCGCCGCCGGAGAGCTACCGCGGTGAGGGTTTCGGGACCACCGCCGACGAGGCCCTGCAGGGTGAGTCGCTCAACGAACGACTGCGCCAGGAGGAGCCCGACGTCGATCCGTACGCCGAGCAGGGCGAGGACCTGGACGACGGCGAGGTCGGCACGGCGCGCGCGGGTCGTCTGGTCGATCCCGACGAGGGCTCCGGCGAGGACACCGAGAGCGACCTCGTGGGTGACGACGTCGGCATCGACGGCGCGGCTGCCAGCGCCGAGGAGGCCGCGGTCCACATCGTGGCGGAGGACTGA
- a CDS encoding 1-acyl-sn-glycerol-3-phosphate acyltransferase, whose translation MRDYTYPATILTAKTLFKALGMKFQTSGTEHIPRTGGAILAANHIGYVDFVFDGFAAQPSKRLVRFMAKKDAFEHKISGPLMRSFHHISVDRDNGQASYDQAVEYARNGEIVGIFPEATISRSFEIKELKTGAVRMAAEAGVPLIPMVTWGTQLLKTKDHEADLKGRGKTIGLHVGEPLEVTGEDPIAETALLRQAMSALLDKAIADYPVSPEGQWWAPARHGGTAPTLAEAAKLDEEELIARAAKRAAKKEQS comes from the coding sequence ATGCGCGACTACACGTATCCGGCCACGATCCTCACGGCCAAGACCTTGTTCAAGGCGCTTGGGATGAAGTTCCAGACCTCCGGCACCGAGCACATCCCACGCACTGGGGGAGCGATCCTCGCGGCCAACCACATCGGCTACGTCGATTTCGTCTTCGACGGCTTCGCGGCTCAGCCCAGCAAGCGACTCGTCCGCTTCATGGCCAAGAAGGACGCCTTCGAGCACAAGATCTCCGGCCCGCTGATGCGGTCGTTCCACCACATCTCGGTCGACCGCGACAACGGCCAGGCGTCGTACGACCAAGCCGTGGAGTACGCCCGCAACGGCGAGATCGTCGGCATCTTCCCCGAGGCCACGATCAGCCGCTCCTTCGAGATCAAGGAGCTCAAGACCGGTGCGGTGCGCATGGCGGCAGAGGCCGGCGTGCCCTTGATCCCGATGGTCACGTGGGGCACCCAGCTCCTCAAGACCAAGGATCACGAGGCCGACCTCAAGGGCCGGGGCAAGACGATCGGGTTGCACGTCGGGGAGCCGCTGGAGGTCACGGGCGAGGACCCGATCGCGGAGACAGCGCTCCTGCGCCAGGCGATGAGCGCGCTGCTCGACAAGGCGATCGCCGACTACCCCGTGAGCCCCGAGGGCCAGTGGTGGGCGCCGGCTCGGCACGGTGGCACCGCGCCGACCTTGGCAGAGGCTGCGAAACTCGATGAGGAAGAACTCATCGCTCGCGCGGCCAAGCGAGCTGCGAAGAAGGAGCAGTCATGA
- a CDS encoding DUF427 domain-containing protein — protein MKAVIGSTVVAEAATEDLVKIEGNWYFPPSSLTEGAYEKSPTAYHCPWKGDTQYWNVGMGDDVLADGGWSYPAPIPSSFDRVGQDYTGYVAFDRRVTISE, from the coding sequence ATGAAGGCAGTCATCGGAAGCACCGTCGTCGCTGAGGCGGCGACGGAAGACCTCGTCAAGATCGAGGGCAACTGGTACTTCCCGCCGTCGAGCCTGACCGAGGGTGCGTACGAGAAGAGCCCCACGGCGTACCACTGCCCGTGGAAGGGCGACACGCAGTACTGGAACGTCGGCATGGGTGACGACGTCCTCGCCGACGGCGGCTGGTCCTATCCCGCGCCGATCCCGAGCTCGTTCGACCGAGTGGGCCAGGACTACACCGGATACGTCGCGTTCGACCGACGCGTCACCATCTCGGAGTAA
- a CDS encoding DUF664 domain-containing protein, producing the protein MVRTDTPPAGDERSVQMQLLEYVQQTALFKVRGLSQELARTAPVATSPLTNPASLLNHLRWTEHYWVEVITLGRADRAPWTDEHPDGELEQGLVLPIQEIIDGYSTQVQLTRSLLADLSFDAETEQPLTDFHPTVRWVVAHLIEETARHNGHLDLLREMADGSVGD; encoded by the coding sequence ATGGTTCGCACAGACACTCCCCCCGCCGGCGACGAGCGATCGGTCCAGATGCAGCTGCTGGAGTACGTCCAGCAGACCGCGCTGTTCAAGGTGCGTGGGCTCAGCCAGGAGCTCGCGCGGACCGCGCCGGTCGCGACCTCACCGCTGACCAACCCCGCGTCGCTGCTCAACCACCTGCGCTGGACCGAGCACTACTGGGTCGAGGTCATCACGCTGGGCCGCGCCGATCGGGCGCCATGGACCGACGAGCACCCTGACGGCGAGCTCGAGCAGGGGCTCGTCCTGCCGATCCAGGAGATCATCGACGGCTACAGCACGCAGGTCCAGCTGACCCGCAGCCTGCTGGCGGACCTGTCGTTCGACGCCGAGACCGAGCAGCCGCTCACGGACTTTCATCCCACCGTGCGGTGGGTCGTTGCACACCTGATCGAGGAGACCGCTCGACACAACGGCCACCTCGACCTGCTGCGCGAGATGGCCGACGGCTCCGTCGGCGACTAG
- the tsaD gene encoding tRNA (adenosine(37)-N6)-threonylcarbamoyltransferase complex transferase subunit TsaD, with the protein MSEPLVMGIESSCDETGVGIVRGTELLAHALSSSMEQHARFGGVVPEVASRAHLEAMVPTLEQAYAESGIRVQDVDAIAVTSGPGLTGALLVGVAAAKALALAHDKPLYGVNHLAAHVAVDQLEHGRFDERVAALLVSGGHTEILLVDDIVTDITLLGQTIDDAAGEAFDKVARLLGLPYPGGPHIDRVAVDGDPTTIKFPRGLTGRDLDKHRYDFSFSGLKSAVARHVQHEDRMGRTFAVADIAASFQDSVCDVLTSKAIAACIDYDVKTLIIGGGVAANGRLRHFAEERAAKAGIQIRVPRMGLCTDNGAMVAALGAEVVRRGIAPSSLDLPVDSGMPVTQVVA; encoded by the coding sequence GTGAGCGAACCCCTGGTGATGGGCATCGAGTCGTCGTGCGACGAGACGGGCGTCGGCATCGTACGAGGCACCGAGCTGCTGGCCCACGCACTCTCCTCGAGCATGGAGCAGCACGCCCGCTTCGGTGGCGTCGTGCCCGAGGTCGCGAGCCGGGCCCACCTCGAGGCGATGGTCCCGACGCTCGAGCAGGCGTACGCCGAGTCCGGCATCCGCGTGCAGGACGTCGATGCGATCGCCGTGACGAGCGGCCCGGGCCTGACCGGTGCGCTGCTGGTGGGTGTCGCCGCGGCCAAGGCCCTGGCGCTGGCCCACGACAAGCCGCTCTACGGCGTCAACCACCTCGCGGCACACGTCGCGGTCGACCAGCTCGAGCACGGGCGATTCGACGAGCGGGTCGCGGCCCTGCTGGTCAGCGGTGGGCACACCGAGATCCTGCTGGTCGACGACATCGTCACCGACATCACGTTGCTGGGCCAGACGATCGACGACGCCGCCGGCGAGGCCTTCGACAAGGTCGCCCGCCTGCTGGGCCTGCCGTATCCCGGCGGTCCGCACATCGACCGGGTCGCGGTCGACGGGGATCCGACGACGATCAAGTTCCCGCGGGGCCTGACGGGTCGCGATCTGGACAAGCACCGCTACGACTTCTCGTTCTCGGGCCTCAAGAGCGCCGTCGCGCGTCACGTGCAGCACGAGGACCGCATGGGTCGCACCTTCGCCGTCGCCGACATTGCGGCATCGTTCCAGGACTCGGTATGTGACGTCCTGACGAGCAAGGCGATCGCCGCCTGCATCGACTATGACGTCAAGACGCTGATCATCGGCGGTGGGGTGGCCGCCAACGGTCGACTGCGGCACTTCGCCGAGGAGCGCGCGGCCAAGGCCGGCATCCAGATCCGGGTGCCACGCATGGGCCTGTGCACCGACAATGGGGCGATGGTCGCGGCGCTCGGTGCCGAGGTCGTACGTCGTGGCATCGCACCCTCCTCGTTGGACCTGCCGGTCGACTCCGGGATGCCTGTGACGCAGGTCGTCGCTTAG
- a CDS encoding biotin-dependent carboxyltransferase family protein yields the protein MTLVVEETGPLALLQDRGRPGHGHLGVSPSGAFDRTALRQVNLLLGNQPDAAALELLGGGLVLRAEDSVLVAVTGAVGPITIDGDPVAYGRAVSLRPGRRLRLGAPTGSLRTYVGVAGGFVVAHELGSASTDTLAGLGPGPVVAGDRLVTGPRLPTPDLEDLPALGHAGDLVLDVAVGPRDDWFTAAAVRSLLESAWQVSPTSSRVGVRLTGPRLVRSRTDELPSEPCLRGSIQVSADGQPIVLGPDHPVTGGYPVIAVVLDRHTDRLAQAQPGRIIRFRGVSLP from the coding sequence ATGACGCTCGTGGTCGAGGAAACCGGGCCGCTCGCGCTTCTCCAGGACCGCGGACGCCCCGGCCACGGCCACCTCGGGGTGAGCCCGTCCGGCGCCTTCGACCGTACTGCCCTGCGGCAGGTCAACCTGCTGCTCGGCAACCAGCCCGACGCCGCTGCGCTCGAGCTGCTCGGTGGCGGCCTCGTCCTGCGCGCTGAGGACAGCGTGCTGGTCGCGGTCACCGGCGCCGTCGGTCCCATCACGATCGACGGCGACCCCGTCGCGTACGGACGGGCGGTCTCGCTCCGACCCGGTCGGCGGCTACGGCTGGGCGCGCCCACCGGGAGCCTGCGGACGTACGTCGGCGTAGCAGGAGGCTTCGTCGTGGCCCATGAGCTCGGCTCGGCCTCGACCGACACTCTGGCCGGCCTCGGTCCGGGCCCGGTCGTTGCCGGCGATCGGCTCGTGACCGGGCCTCGGTTGCCCACGCCTGATCTCGAGGACCTACCCGCACTCGGGCATGCCGGTGACCTGGTGCTCGACGTGGCCGTCGGCCCACGGGACGACTGGTTCACCGCCGCCGCCGTCCGTTCGCTGCTGGAGTCCGCGTGGCAGGTCAGCCCGACCTCCAGCCGGGTCGGCGTACGCCTCACCGGGCCGCGCCTGGTCCGTTCACGCACTGACGAGCTGCCCAGCGAGCCGTGCCTACGCGGAAGCATCCAGGTGTCCGCTGACGGACAACCCATCGTGCTCGGCCCCGACCATCCGGTCACGGGCGGCTATCCGGTCATCGCGGTCGTGCTCGACCGGCACACCGACCGGCTCGCGCAGGCACAGCCGGGACGCATCATCCGGTTCCGCGGCGTCTCGTTGCCCTGA
- a CDS encoding allophanate hydrolase subunit 1, whose product MKAVPYGDTALLLDCESLAEAQSWFTALHDHAEAVLGARTVLLRGTPSDLRVLVGRTTPTDQPGRADPEQVDIPVVYDGPDLDEVARFTGLSTAEVVEAHGATPWTVAFGGFAPGFSYLVDGDPRLHVPRRDAPRSRVPAGAVGLAGEFSGVYPRESPGGWQLIGRTGVQMWDVTRQRPALLTAGMTVRFVAAR is encoded by the coding sequence GTGAAGGCCGTGCCATATGGCGACACCGCCCTGTTGCTGGACTGCGAGTCGCTCGCCGAGGCGCAGTCCTGGTTCACGGCATTGCACGACCACGCGGAGGCCGTCCTCGGGGCGCGGACCGTCCTGCTTCGCGGCACGCCGTCGGACCTGCGCGTCCTGGTGGGTCGCACGACACCCACGGACCAGCCAGGTCGCGCCGATCCCGAGCAGGTCGACATCCCGGTCGTGTATGACGGGCCGGATCTTGACGAGGTCGCCCGATTCACCGGGCTCAGTACGGCGGAGGTCGTCGAGGCGCACGGCGCGACCCCGTGGACCGTCGCCTTCGGCGGGTTCGCACCCGGGTTCTCCTACCTCGTCGACGGCGATCCACGGCTGCACGTCCCCCGCCGCGACGCACCCCGATCGCGGGTCCCGGCCGGTGCGGTCGGGCTGGCCGGCGAGTTCAGCGGCGTCTACCCGCGAGAGTCGCCGGGCGGCTGGCAGCTGATCGGCCGCACTGGCGTGCAGATGTGGGACGTCACGCGCCAGCGGCCGGCCCTGCTGACCGCTGGCATGACCGTGCGATTCGTGGCCGCTCGATGA
- a CDS encoding LamB/YcsF family protein: MRIDLNADLGESWPRWESGQDVALLDIVTSANVCCGAYAGDPDLMRATCVAAVQRGVAIGAQVGYPDRDNFGRRDLALPSHALTTEVLEQILLLDRIAGSVGGRVAYVKPHGALYNTIAHDAGQARAVVDAMLALAEPLPLLGLPGAISLAVAEASGVPVVREGFADRAYTPHGRLVPRTEPGAVLDDPDTVAAQAVRLMASVGSVCVHSDSPGALDLARAVRSGLEAAGAELASLRP, encoded by the coding sequence ATGCGGATCGATCTCAACGCTGATCTCGGTGAGTCGTGGCCGCGTTGGGAGTCCGGCCAGGACGTCGCCCTCCTCGACATCGTCACGAGCGCCAACGTGTGCTGCGGCGCGTATGCGGGTGATCCTGACCTGATGCGGGCGACGTGTGTGGCGGCCGTGCAGCGGGGGGTAGCGATCGGCGCGCAGGTCGGCTATCCGGACCGTGACAACTTCGGCCGACGAGACCTCGCGCTGCCCTCCCACGCGCTGACGACCGAGGTTCTGGAGCAGATCCTGCTGCTCGACCGGATCGCCGGATCCGTCGGCGGACGGGTTGCCTACGTCAAGCCGCACGGCGCTCTCTACAACACGATCGCGCACGACGCCGGCCAGGCCCGCGCGGTCGTCGACGCGATGCTCGCACTCGCCGAGCCGCTGCCGCTGCTGGGTCTGCCAGGTGCCATCTCGCTGGCAGTCGCCGAGGCCTCCGGCGTTCCGGTTGTGCGTGAGGGTTTCGCCGATCGCGCCTACACTCCGCACGGTCGACTCGTGCCGCGCACCGAGCCCGGCGCAGTCCTCGACGACCCCGACACCGTCGCCGCCCAGGCAGTCCGGCTGATGGCCAGCGTTGGATCCGTCTGCGTCCACAGCGACAGCCCCGGCGCGCTCGACCTGGCCAGAGCCGTCCGCTCGGGCCTCGAGGCCGCCGGGGCCGAGCTGGCGAGCCTCCGACCGTGA
- a CDS encoding class I SAM-dependent methyltransferase — MDLETFEQLLSPAGQLLLAEISARAGVESDLALGTRLRKTYVPGLVAAAVTQNHLRSKAVAKFGDDAASMYFTHDALEQSTRMSVADHRATRLAAHGATEVVDLGCGIGGDLIALARAGLRVRGVELAPVRAAIAEANLRALELVGHVVCEDVRETTIGPEEVAFVDPARRDGRGRTFSTADLQPPWDWVRHLLAGRAVAKLMPGLAHDAVPHGVEAEWVSDRGSLVEACLWGAPFASATRRATVLPSGSGLVATGEPVAVADVGPYLYEPDDAVIRSGLVSELAATLGGWLPDAHIAYVASEGAHPTPLARGFRIIDELPFREKPLKAALQVRRVGTLTIKKRGVDIVPEEVIRRLKLKGPNSATVIMTRVLGDGRAFLVERL, encoded by the coding sequence ATGGATCTTGAGACGTTCGAGCAGCTGCTCTCCCCGGCAGGCCAGCTGCTTCTTGCCGAGATCTCCGCACGTGCCGGGGTCGAGTCGGACCTTGCGCTCGGTACCCGGCTCCGCAAGACGTACGTGCCCGGACTCGTGGCGGCGGCCGTGACCCAGAACCACCTGCGCAGCAAGGCGGTCGCCAAGTTCGGCGACGACGCCGCAAGCATGTACTTCACCCACGATGCCCTGGAACAGTCGACGCGGATGTCCGTCGCCGACCACCGCGCGACGCGACTCGCGGCGCACGGCGCCACGGAAGTTGTCGACCTGGGCTGTGGCATCGGAGGAGACCTGATCGCCCTGGCTCGGGCTGGTCTGCGGGTCCGAGGGGTCGAGCTGGCCCCCGTGCGCGCGGCGATAGCCGAGGCCAACCTTCGTGCGCTCGAGCTGGTCGGCCATGTCGTGTGCGAGGACGTGCGGGAGACGACGATCGGGCCCGAGGAGGTTGCGTTCGTGGATCCGGCCCGGCGCGACGGCCGTGGGCGCACCTTCTCGACCGCTGACCTGCAGCCGCCGTGGGACTGGGTGCGGCACCTGCTCGCCGGCCGCGCCGTCGCCAAGCTCATGCCCGGGCTGGCCCATGACGCCGTTCCACACGGCGTCGAGGCCGAGTGGGTCAGCGACCGCGGGAGCCTGGTCGAGGCCTGCCTGTGGGGCGCGCCGTTTGCTTCGGCGACCCGACGGGCCACGGTCCTCCCGTCCGGTTCGGGACTGGTCGCCACCGGGGAGCCGGTCGCGGTGGCCGATGTCGGTCCCTACCTCTACGAACCGGACGACGCCGTGATTCGGTCGGGCCTGGTCAGCGAGCTCGCGGCGACGCTGGGCGGCTGGCTCCCCGACGCCCACATCGCCTACGTCGCGTCCGAGGGCGCCCATCCCACCCCGCTGGCACGCGGCTTCCGGATCATCGACGAGCTGCCGTTTCGCGAGAAGCCGCTCAAGGCCGCGCTGCAGGTCAGGCGGGTCGGGACGCTGACGATCAAGAAGCGTGGCGTGGACATCGTGCCCGAGGAGGTCATCCGGCGGCTCAAGCTCAAGGGGCCCAACTCAGCGACGGTCATCATGACGCGGGTCCTGGGCGATGGCCGAGCCTTCCTGGTCGAACGGCTCTGA
- the groES gene encoding co-chaperone GroES: MSVTIKPLEDRLVIQAVEAEQTTASGLVIPDTAKEKPQEGNVIAVGPGRVDDNGNRVPIDVAVGDKVIFSKYGGTEVKYDGQEYLILSARDVLAVVS, encoded by the coding sequence GTGTCGGTCACCATCAAGCCGCTCGAAGACCGTCTGGTCATCCAGGCCGTCGAAGCCGAGCAGACCACTGCATCAGGTCTGGTTATCCCGGACACCGCCAAGGAGAAGCCGCAGGAAGGCAATGTCATTGCCGTCGGACCCGGTCGGGTCGACGACAACGGCAACCGCGTTCCGATCGATGTCGCCGTCGGCGACAAGGTCATCTTCAGCAAGTACGGCGGCACCGAGGTCAAGTACGACGGCCAGGAGTACCTCATCCTGTCCGCTCGTGACGTCCTCGCTGTCGTTTCGTGA